One region of Demequina sp. TMPB413 genomic DNA includes:
- a CDS encoding methyltransferase has protein sequence MSSLAPVIDESSASALRSDLAAWTVDAVAAVVGETAVRALAREQVVPARMEARRVDNPVALLTRLFTLGEALTLSQAADALPMLTVDGAQRSGLVNVSGAGADARVTAAVDLSPYSFADADGEHHWWIASDLGERITGAALTAEHVLGVGGASATLAAATSRASVGRVLDLGTGCGIQALHASLHADAVVATDISRRALAFAEFNRRLNEPPATWEFREGSLLEPVAGEQFDLVVSNPPFVITPPGAPSFVYRDGRRGGDGIVGALMRDIGTVLAPGGLAQLLGNWEVRAGTDWRERIEQWLDAAEVPLDAWVIQRDLLDVAEYAETWLRDAGVVPERDREGFESAYEAYLKDFAARGVEAVGFGIITLRRPLAGTPTLRRLEEHEGAVAQPLGPHLAQVLEAHDWLVVRSDDEVLAERWVVAPDVTKETYGRPTLDDPEHILIRQGGGLGRAIKADTALAGFVGACDGELTGGQIANALAALLEVDAGTMRSGLAAAVRELARDGLLLRDLARDGLLPRD, from the coding sequence GTGTCATCTCTTGCGCCCGTCATCGATGAGTCATCAGCGTCGGCCCTGCGCTCGGACCTCGCCGCATGGACGGTGGACGCGGTCGCCGCGGTGGTGGGTGAGACCGCGGTGCGAGCTCTCGCGCGCGAGCAGGTGGTGCCCGCCCGCATGGAGGCGAGGCGCGTGGACAACCCGGTCGCGCTGCTGACCCGCCTGTTCACCTTGGGGGAAGCGTTGACGCTCTCCCAAGCTGCCGATGCTCTGCCGATGCTCACGGTTGATGGCGCCCAGCGGAGCGGTCTCGTGAACGTCAGCGGTGCAGGCGCCGACGCTCGCGTCACGGCGGCCGTCGACCTTTCCCCATACTCCTTCGCCGACGCGGACGGCGAGCACCACTGGTGGATAGCCTCCGACCTCGGCGAGCGGATCACCGGTGCCGCCCTGACGGCCGAGCACGTGCTCGGCGTCGGCGGTGCGAGCGCCACCCTCGCCGCCGCGACCTCTCGCGCCAGCGTCGGCCGGGTCTTGGACCTTGGCACCGGTTGCGGGATCCAGGCCTTGCACGCCTCGCTTCACGCCGACGCCGTTGTCGCCACGGATATCTCTCGCCGTGCGCTCGCGTTCGCCGAGTTCAATCGGCGCCTCAATGAGCCGCCAGCAACGTGGGAGTTCCGCGAGGGCTCCCTGCTCGAACCGGTCGCTGGCGAGCAGTTCGACCTGGTGGTCTCCAACCCACCCTTTGTCATCACCCCTCCTGGCGCGCCCAGCTTTGTCTATCGCGACGGACGCCGCGGTGGCGACGGGATCGTCGGCGCCCTGATGCGCGACATCGGCACCGTCTTGGCGCCCGGCGGGTTGGCCCAGTTGCTGGGGAACTGGGAGGTGCGCGCGGGGACCGATTGGCGCGAGCGCATCGAGCAGTGGCTCGACGCTGCGGAAGTCCCGCTGGACGCATGGGTCATCCAGCGCGATCTCCTGGACGTTGCCGAATACGCGGAGACCTGGCTGAGGGACGCTGGCGTGGTGCCCGAGCGGGATCGCGAGGGCTTCGAGTCGGCCTACGAGGCGTACCTGAAGGACTTCGCCGCACGGGGTGTCGAGGCGGTGGGCTTTGGCATCATCACGCTGCGGCGACCGCTCGCCGGCACGCCGACACTGCGCAGGCTGGAGGAGCACGAGGGCGCCGTCGCGCAGCCACTGGGGCCGCACCTTGCCCAGGTGCTCGAAGCTCACGATTGGCTCGTTGTCCGCAGCGACGACGAGGTGCTTGCCGAGCGCTGGGTCGTTGCGCCGGATGTCACCAAGGAGACGTACGGGCGGCCAACGCTCGACGATCCTGAGCACATCTTGATTCGCCAGGGCGGGGGCCTAGGGAGGGCCATCAAGGCCGATACCGCGCTGGCTGGATTCGTGGGAGCGTGCGACGGGGAGTTGACCGGCGGACAGATTGCGAATGCGCTGGCGGCGCTGCTCGAGGTTGATGCGGGCACGATGCGTTCGGGACTGGCTGCGGCCGTGCGCGAGCTTGCGCGGGACGGCTTGCTGCTGCGCGACCTTGCGCGGGACGGCTTGCTGCCGCGCGACTAG
- a CDS encoding GNAT family N-acetyltransferase codes for MSGVEVRRIRAAEWDRVRDLRLESLADKDAAVAFLETLESSLALSADFWRERTSTGAHSDGVAQFVAEANGEWMGSVAVLLRRAGDADHHGAAVPKDRADLVGVYVKPERRGKGVLDALIDHAAKWARAAGLRALTLDVHRDNTHAQAAYVRCGFVPTGRTFTSVIGPETEWVLDLTREEGPGR; via the coding sequence GTGAGCGGGGTAGAGGTCCGCCGGATCCGCGCGGCCGAGTGGGACCGAGTGCGAGACCTGCGCCTCGAATCGCTAGCCGACAAGGACGCGGCGGTCGCCTTCCTTGAGACGCTGGAGTCGTCGCTGGCGCTCAGCGCCGACTTCTGGCGCGAGCGCACATCCACGGGCGCGCATTCGGATGGCGTAGCTCAGTTTGTGGCTGAGGCCAACGGCGAGTGGATGGGGTCGGTTGCCGTGCTCCTGCGTCGCGCCGGAGACGCCGATCACCACGGAGCCGCCGTTCCCAAGGATCGCGCAGACCTTGTGGGCGTGTATGTGAAGCCAGAGCGCCGAGGCAAAGGGGTTCTTGATGCTCTCATTGATCACGCGGCGAAGTGGGCGCGCGCGGCGGGCCTTCGCGCGCTGACCCTCGACGTGCACCGGGATAATACTCATGCGCAAGCGGCTTATGTCCGCTGCGGGTTCGTGCCCACGGGACGCACGTTCACCAGTGTGATCGGCCCTGAGACGGAGTGGGTTCTGGATCTCACGCGTGAGGAGGGCCCCGGCCGCTAA
- a CDS encoding M20/M25/M40 family metallo-hydrolase has translation MKRRKKVEQDATASRVAQRLSSLIQVATMAPPAGQALEHEAEASFARFRSLLTEYYPRTFAAAQIDEVGRAGLLLRIAGQTADRPVVLMAHQDVVPVPDDWEAEGWERPPFAGVIADGFVHGRGALDDKGALAVMLEAIEGLLEDGWTPPRDLYVLMGADEEVYGSSAVEATALLAARGVEPYLVLDEGGAVATGAFPTVKRELAVVGVAEKGILTVEISAEGTGGHASTPPKRSAAGLVAAAICELEEHPFPCSVNDVTVELFATVAPHASLAMRGLLRRADSLRPVIARVLPRLGPEMAAMVRTTTAVTMLAASPSHNVLATRASAVLNIRVATGTSTEQAVARLIDVIDDKRIAVSVLERSEPSPVSPGGNDPRWLAIRDAVAASYPDAVTVPYVMLAASDARHVNAIAPAVYRFAPLRMSAQQRAAVHGPNEKVEVESLGRGVVFYRALLTGPLMAGEV, from the coding sequence ATGAAGCGCCGCAAGAAGGTGGAGCAGGACGCGACGGCCTCCCGAGTCGCTCAACGTCTCTCGAGTCTGATCCAGGTGGCCACCATGGCGCCTCCAGCGGGGCAGGCCCTCGAGCACGAGGCTGAGGCGTCCTTTGCGCGCTTTCGCTCCCTGCTCACCGAGTACTACCCGCGCACCTTCGCCGCCGCTCAGATCGACGAGGTGGGGCGTGCTGGCCTGCTCCTCCGCATCGCTGGCCAGACAGCCGACCGTCCTGTGGTTCTCATGGCCCACCAAGACGTGGTGCCCGTGCCGGATGACTGGGAAGCGGAGGGCTGGGAGCGCCCGCCGTTTGCCGGTGTGATCGCAGACGGGTTTGTGCACGGCCGGGGAGCTCTCGATGACAAGGGCGCTCTGGCGGTCATGCTGGAGGCGATCGAGGGGTTGCTCGAAGACGGCTGGACGCCGCCGCGCGACCTTTACGTGCTGATGGGCGCCGACGAGGAGGTGTACGGAAGCTCGGCCGTCGAGGCGACCGCGCTGCTCGCGGCCAGAGGCGTCGAGCCCTACCTCGTGCTCGATGAAGGCGGCGCCGTCGCGACGGGCGCCTTCCCTACGGTCAAGCGCGAGCTCGCCGTCGTCGGCGTGGCGGAGAAAGGCATCCTCACGGTCGAGATCTCGGCGGAGGGCACCGGGGGTCACGCCTCCACTCCTCCCAAGAGGTCCGCCGCAGGCCTGGTCGCCGCCGCGATTTGCGAGCTAGAGGAGCACCCCTTCCCTTGCTCAGTGAATGACGTGACGGTCGAACTCTTCGCCACGGTCGCTCCTCACGCTTCGCTCGCGATGAGGGGCCTCCTCCGGCGCGCCGACTCGCTGCGCCCTGTCATCGCGAGAGTGCTGCCGCGGCTCGGGCCAGAGATGGCCGCCATGGTCCGCACCACTACGGCGGTGACGATGCTTGCGGCGAGCCCCTCCCACAATGTCCTTGCCACGCGGGCGAGCGCCGTGCTCAACATCAGGGTCGCCACGGGCACCTCCACGGAGCAAGCGGTCGCGCGCCTCATTGACGTGATTGACGACAAACGCATCGCGGTCTCCGTGCTCGAGCGATCCGAACCTTCGCCTGTGTCACCCGGCGGCAACGACCCTCGGTGGCTCGCCATCCGTGACGCGGTCGCCGCCTCCTACCCCGACGCCGTGACCGTTCCGTACGTCATGTTGGCCGCGTCCGACGCGCGTCACGTCAACGCGATCGCCCCCGCCGTCTACCGCTTCGCGCCACTGCGCATGTCCGCGCAGCAGCGTGCTGCAGTGCATGGCCCCAACGAGAAGGTCGAGGTCGAGTCGCTCGGCCGGGGAGTGGTGTTCTATCGAGCGTTGTTGACGGGTCCGCTGATGGCGGGCGAGGTGTGA